A part of Ooceraea biroi isolate clonal line C1 chromosome 10, Obir_v5.4, whole genome shotgun sequence genomic DNA contains:
- the LOC105282142 gene encoding mitochondrial uncoupling protein Bmcp isoform X3: protein MGERNWKDWRPFVYGGLASIVAELCTFPLDTTKTRLQVQGQKYDQKLARLRYSGMTDALLQISKNEGIKGLYSGISSAILRQATYGTIKFGTYYSLKKAVTDTWATGDLVTINVVCAALAGAVSSAIANPTDVIKVRMQVTGSEMNMSLFTCFQDVYRHEGVRGLWRGVGPTAQRAAVIAAVELPIYDYTKSKCMSVLGDSVSNHFVSSFIASMGSAVASTPIDVIRTRLMNQRRVHIAGNTLPTHIYSGSIDCLLQTIKYEGILALYKGFVPTWFRMGPWNIIFFITYEQLKQLNYS from the exons ATGGGAGAGAGAAATTGGAAAGATTGGAGACCTTTTGTGTATGGTGGCTTAGCTTCAATCGTTGCGGAATTGt GTACCTTTCCTCTAGACACTACGAAAACGCGTTTGCAAGTGCAGGGTCAGAAGTATGATCAGAAACTCGCTCGTTTAAGGTACTCTGGCATGACCGATGCTCTACTACAAATATCTAAGAATGAAGGAATAAAAGGATTATATTCCGG GATCAGTTCTGCCATTTTGCGGCAGGCGACGTACGGGACGATAAAGTTCGGGACTTATTACTCTCTGAAAAAGGCTGTGACCGACACGTGGGCAACTGGCGACTTAGTTACGATAAATGTCGTTTGCGCGGCGTTAGCCGGAGCGGTATCGAGTGCGATTGCCAATCCTACTGACGTGATAAAGGTTCGCATGCAAGTCACTGGCTCCGAGATGAACATGTCGTTGTTCACGTGCTTCCAGGATGTGTACAGGCACGAGGGCGTGCGTGGGCTCTGGAGg GGTGTTGGGCCGACTGCTCAACGAGCGGCCGTTATCGCGGCTGTCGAGTTACCTATATACGATTATACCAAGAGTAAATGTATGAGCGTATTGGGAGACAGCGTTAGTAATCATTTCGT GTCAAGTTTTATAGCTAGTATGGGAAGTGCTGTAGCCTCAACGCCCATAGACGTCATACGC aCACGGCTGATGAATCAGAGAAGAGTACATATTGCTGGTAATACACTCCCGACACACATTTACAGTGGCAGTATAGACTGTTTGCTGCAG ACGATTAAATATGAAGGAATTCTAGCCCTTTACAAAGGCTTCGTGCCGACCTGGTTTAGGATGGGGCCgtggaatattatattttttatcacctACGAGCAGTTGAAGCAGCTGAACTACTCGTGA
- the LOC105282142 gene encoding mitochondrial uncoupling protein Bmcp isoform X5, with protein sequence MAVPFFLLGFSFILVIRMHCEYRPKPPCESVLIPRDISHPQIRSSCQDRSELVMGERNWKDWRPFVYGGLASIVAELCTFPLDTTKTRLQVQGQKYDQKLARLRYSGMTDALLQISKNEGIKGLYSGISSAILRQATYGTIKFGTYYSLKKAVTDTWATGDLVTINVVCAALAGAVSSAIANPTDVIKVRMQVTGSEMNMSLFTCFQDVYRHEGVRGLWRGVGPTAQRAAVIAAVELPIYDYTKSKCMSVLGDSVSNHFVSSFIASMGSAVASTPIDVIRTRLMNQRRVHIAGNTLPTHIYSGSIDCLLQTIKYEGILALYKGFVPTWFRMGPWNIIFFITYEQLKQLNYS encoded by the exons ATGGCGGTTCCGTTCTTCCTCCTCGGCTTCTCGTTCATTCTCGTTATAAGAATGCACTGCGAGTACCGCCCAAAGCCTCCATGCGAATCGGTCCTTATACCACGTGACATTTCGCACCCGCAGATCCGCTCGAGTTGCCAG GATAGATCAGAACTGGTGATGGGAGAGAGAAATTGGAAAGATTGGAGACCTTTTGTGTATGGTGGCTTAGCTTCAATCGTTGCGGAATTGt GTACCTTTCCTCTAGACACTACGAAAACGCGTTTGCAAGTGCAGGGTCAGAAGTATGATCAGAAACTCGCTCGTTTAAGGTACTCTGGCATGACCGATGCTCTACTACAAATATCTAAGAATGAAGGAATAAAAGGATTATATTCCGG GATCAGTTCTGCCATTTTGCGGCAGGCGACGTACGGGACGATAAAGTTCGGGACTTATTACTCTCTGAAAAAGGCTGTGACCGACACGTGGGCAACTGGCGACTTAGTTACGATAAATGTCGTTTGCGCGGCGTTAGCCGGAGCGGTATCGAGTGCGATTGCCAATCCTACTGACGTGATAAAGGTTCGCATGCAAGTCACTGGCTCCGAGATGAACATGTCGTTGTTCACGTGCTTCCAGGATGTGTACAGGCACGAGGGCGTGCGTGGGCTCTGGAGg GGTGTTGGGCCGACTGCTCAACGAGCGGCCGTTATCGCGGCTGTCGAGTTACCTATATACGATTATACCAAGAGTAAATGTATGAGCGTATTGGGAGACAGCGTTAGTAATCATTTCGT GTCAAGTTTTATAGCTAGTATGGGAAGTGCTGTAGCCTCAACGCCCATAGACGTCATACGC aCACGGCTGATGAATCAGAGAAGAGTACATATTGCTGGTAATACACTCCCGACACACATTTACAGTGGCAGTATAGACTGTTTGCTGCAG ACGATTAAATATGAAGGAATTCTAGCCCTTTACAAAGGCTTCGTGCCGACCTGGTTTAGGATGGGGCCgtggaatattatattttttatcacctACGAGCAGTTGAAGCAGCTGAACTACTCGTGA
- the LOC105282142 gene encoding mitochondrial uncoupling protein Bmcp isoform X2 — MRFVPVERTLFKILSRVSHLLFTQLIPSYSQVISQGSSDRSELVMGERNWKDWRPFVYGGLASIVAELCTFPLDTTKTRLQVQGQKYDQKLARLRYSGMTDALLQISKNEGIKGLYSGISSAILRQATYGTIKFGTYYSLKKAVTDTWATGDLVTINVVCAALAGAVSSAIANPTDVIKVRMQVTGSEMNMSLFTCFQDVYRHEGVRGLWRGVGPTAQRAAVIAAVELPIYDYTKSKCMSVLGDSVSNHFVSSFIASMGSAVASTPIDVIRTRLMNQRRVHIAGNTLPTHIYSGSIDCLLQTIKYEGILALYKGFVPTWFRMGPWNIIFFITYEQLKQLNYS, encoded by the exons ATGCGATTTGTGCCTGTTGAACGTACATTGTTCAAAATTCTTTCGCGCGTATCGCATTTACTTTTCACGCAATTGATCCCGAGCTATTCTCAAGTTATTTCACAAGGATCCTCG GATAGATCAGAACTGGTGATGGGAGAGAGAAATTGGAAAGATTGGAGACCTTTTGTGTATGGTGGCTTAGCTTCAATCGTTGCGGAATTGt GTACCTTTCCTCTAGACACTACGAAAACGCGTTTGCAAGTGCAGGGTCAGAAGTATGATCAGAAACTCGCTCGTTTAAGGTACTCTGGCATGACCGATGCTCTACTACAAATATCTAAGAATGAAGGAATAAAAGGATTATATTCCGG GATCAGTTCTGCCATTTTGCGGCAGGCGACGTACGGGACGATAAAGTTCGGGACTTATTACTCTCTGAAAAAGGCTGTGACCGACACGTGGGCAACTGGCGACTTAGTTACGATAAATGTCGTTTGCGCGGCGTTAGCCGGAGCGGTATCGAGTGCGATTGCCAATCCTACTGACGTGATAAAGGTTCGCATGCAAGTCACTGGCTCCGAGATGAACATGTCGTTGTTCACGTGCTTCCAGGATGTGTACAGGCACGAGGGCGTGCGTGGGCTCTGGAGg GGTGTTGGGCCGACTGCTCAACGAGCGGCCGTTATCGCGGCTGTCGAGTTACCTATATACGATTATACCAAGAGTAAATGTATGAGCGTATTGGGAGACAGCGTTAGTAATCATTTCGT GTCAAGTTTTATAGCTAGTATGGGAAGTGCTGTAGCCTCAACGCCCATAGACGTCATACGC aCACGGCTGATGAATCAGAGAAGAGTACATATTGCTGGTAATACACTCCCGACACACATTTACAGTGGCAGTATAGACTGTTTGCTGCAG ACGATTAAATATGAAGGAATTCTAGCCCTTTACAAAGGCTTCGTGCCGACCTGGTTTAGGATGGGGCCgtggaatattatattttttatcacctACGAGCAGTTGAAGCAGCTGAACTACTCGTGA
- the LOC105282142 gene encoding mitochondrial uncoupling protein Bmcp isoform X1: protein MRFVPVERTLFKILSRVSHLLFTQLIPSYSQVISQGSSVSTDRSELVMGERNWKDWRPFVYGGLASIVAELCTFPLDTTKTRLQVQGQKYDQKLARLRYSGMTDALLQISKNEGIKGLYSGISSAILRQATYGTIKFGTYYSLKKAVTDTWATGDLVTINVVCAALAGAVSSAIANPTDVIKVRMQVTGSEMNMSLFTCFQDVYRHEGVRGLWRGVGPTAQRAAVIAAVELPIYDYTKSKCMSVLGDSVSNHFVSSFIASMGSAVASTPIDVIRTRLMNQRRVHIAGNTLPTHIYSGSIDCLLQTIKYEGILALYKGFVPTWFRMGPWNIIFFITYEQLKQLNYS, encoded by the exons ATGCGATTTGTGCCTGTTGAACGTACATTGTTCAAAATTCTTTCGCGCGTATCGCATTTACTTTTCACGCAATTGATCCCGAGCTATTCTCAAGTTATTTCACAAGGATCCTCGGTGAGCACG GATAGATCAGAACTGGTGATGGGAGAGAGAAATTGGAAAGATTGGAGACCTTTTGTGTATGGTGGCTTAGCTTCAATCGTTGCGGAATTGt GTACCTTTCCTCTAGACACTACGAAAACGCGTTTGCAAGTGCAGGGTCAGAAGTATGATCAGAAACTCGCTCGTTTAAGGTACTCTGGCATGACCGATGCTCTACTACAAATATCTAAGAATGAAGGAATAAAAGGATTATATTCCGG GATCAGTTCTGCCATTTTGCGGCAGGCGACGTACGGGACGATAAAGTTCGGGACTTATTACTCTCTGAAAAAGGCTGTGACCGACACGTGGGCAACTGGCGACTTAGTTACGATAAATGTCGTTTGCGCGGCGTTAGCCGGAGCGGTATCGAGTGCGATTGCCAATCCTACTGACGTGATAAAGGTTCGCATGCAAGTCACTGGCTCCGAGATGAACATGTCGTTGTTCACGTGCTTCCAGGATGTGTACAGGCACGAGGGCGTGCGTGGGCTCTGGAGg GGTGTTGGGCCGACTGCTCAACGAGCGGCCGTTATCGCGGCTGTCGAGTTACCTATATACGATTATACCAAGAGTAAATGTATGAGCGTATTGGGAGACAGCGTTAGTAATCATTTCGT GTCAAGTTTTATAGCTAGTATGGGAAGTGCTGTAGCCTCAACGCCCATAGACGTCATACGC aCACGGCTGATGAATCAGAGAAGAGTACATATTGCTGGTAATACACTCCCGACACACATTTACAGTGGCAGTATAGACTGTTTGCTGCAG ACGATTAAATATGAAGGAATTCTAGCCCTTTACAAAGGCTTCGTGCCGACCTGGTTTAGGATGGGGCCgtggaatattatattttttatcacctACGAGCAGTTGAAGCAGCTGAACTACTCGTGA
- the LOC105282142 gene encoding mitochondrial uncoupling protein Bmcp isoform X4, with amino-acid sequence MAVPFFLLGFSFILVIRMHCEYRPKPPCESVLIPRDISHPQIRSSCQDRSELVMGERNWKDWRPFVYGGLASIVAELCTFPLDTTKTRLQVQGQKYDQKLARLRYSGMTDALLQISKNEGIKGLYSGISSAILRQATYGTIKFGTYYSLKKAVTDTWATGDLVTINVVCAALAGAVSSAIANPTDVIKVRMQVTGSEMNMSLFTCFQDVYRHEGVRGLWRGVGPTAQRAAVIAAVELPIYDYTKSKCMSVLGDSVSNHFVFVDCQRKKYRCRLTLIRVTKARSL; translated from the exons ATGGCGGTTCCGTTCTTCCTCCTCGGCTTCTCGTTCATTCTCGTTATAAGAATGCACTGCGAGTACCGCCCAAAGCCTCCATGCGAATCGGTCCTTATACCACGTGACATTTCGCACCCGCAGATCCGCTCGAGTTGCCAG GATAGATCAGAACTGGTGATGGGAGAGAGAAATTGGAAAGATTGGAGACCTTTTGTGTATGGTGGCTTAGCTTCAATCGTTGCGGAATTGt GTACCTTTCCTCTAGACACTACGAAAACGCGTTTGCAAGTGCAGGGTCAGAAGTATGATCAGAAACTCGCTCGTTTAAGGTACTCTGGCATGACCGATGCTCTACTACAAATATCTAAGAATGAAGGAATAAAAGGATTATATTCCGG GATCAGTTCTGCCATTTTGCGGCAGGCGACGTACGGGACGATAAAGTTCGGGACTTATTACTCTCTGAAAAAGGCTGTGACCGACACGTGGGCAACTGGCGACTTAGTTACGATAAATGTCGTTTGCGCGGCGTTAGCCGGAGCGGTATCGAGTGCGATTGCCAATCCTACTGACGTGATAAAGGTTCGCATGCAAGTCACTGGCTCCGAGATGAACATGTCGTTGTTCACGTGCTTCCAGGATGTGTACAGGCACGAGGGCGTGCGTGGGCTCTGGAGg GGTGTTGGGCCGACTGCTCAACGAGCGGCCGTTATCGCGGCTGTCGAGTTACCTATATACGATTATACCAAGAGTAAATGTATGAGCGTATTGGGAGACAGCGTTAGTAATCATTTCGT ATTTGTCGATTGTCAAAGGAAGAAATATCGTTGTCGATTAACCCTTATCCGGGTAACCAAGGCCCGTTCCCTCTAA
- the LOC105282143 gene encoding probable prefoldin subunit 4, producing the protein MPGGKSNQTGFQPDSDVHVTFEDQQKINKFAKQNAKLNDYKEELKTKQNELKNLEDAFDELVLMDDDVKVPYFIGEIFVHQSLETTQNCLEDAKTKKKAEITNLESKYKNLKTLMTGLKTQLYARFGDHINLESEEE; encoded by the exons ATGCCCGGCGGAAAAAGTAACCAAACCGGATTCCAACCG GACTCCGATGTTCACGTTACGTTTGAGGATCAACAGAAGATTAACAAGTTCGCGAAGCAAAATGCCAAGCTGAACGATTACAAGGAGGAGCTTAAGACCAAGCAG AACGAGTTGAAGAACTTGGAGGATGCTTTCGACGAATTGGTCCTGATGGATGACGATGTGAAAGTGCCGTACTTCATCGGGGAAATCTTCGTTCATCAGAGTCTCGAAACCACACAG AACTGCCTGGAGGACGCTAAAACTAAGAAAAAGGCGGAGATCACGAATCTGGAAagcaaatataaaaacttgAAGACCCTCATGACCGGATTGAAGACACAATTGTACGCGAGGTTTGGTGACCACATAAATTTGGAATCGGAAGAGGAATAG